GATTAGTATCCAAAAATCTAGGCTGGGGATCAAGATCTGTATATTAATAAGAACTCTAGGTAAATCTTATGATCGGACAGCGTGAAAAACACTTTACTAATGTAGCCTAGTAATTAGCTTCGGTTTAGTGCGTGCTATTCTTTCACCTTTTAATGGCCGTTTCCTGCATGGGAAAAAGGCATTTAGAATTATGTAAAGtcatgtttgttttaaagctagTGCTCAGGGGGTAAACTAATTTGCAATACATTTTTTCATATCTATCTCAAAATAGTTTGCcacctattttttaaataattgtgccattttctcttttatttattttcaggaaaaGTAATCTGTTGAAGAATTCTCTGAGCCCTGGCCAGTTGTCAGCATCTCTGAgacttctttcccctcctcctcctcctcatctgcctcctcctcctcctcctcctcctcctaagaaTCAGTGGGTGTGACAACACCTTCCCTGCAGCCTACCACAAGGGATGGCCACAAAGCTATAGACAATTCATTTCCTGCATTCTCATATCCTTCAAGCTGGGAATCTGACAGGGGCATTACAGTCTCCGACCTTAGGGGAGACTGACAAATTCAGGCATAACGGGTGAAAACTCAGGTATGCTGAGCCAGAGAGATCCAAAACCTTTAGCAAATAGTCTCACAGAAGAACCCAATTAAATTTACACCATCAATCTGCAGAGCTGTAGATAAAAAGGAGCCTTTTATccttttacaaaaaaagaaagaaagaaagaaagaaagaaagaaagaaaagaaaagaaaagaaaagaaaagaaaagaaaagaaaagaaaagaaaagaaaagaaaagaaaagaaaagaaaagaaaagaaaagaaaagaaaagaaaagaaaaattcctagGAGATTCTTGTCTCCATGTCAGTATTATAAAGCagttttatcatatttattttcactGGTGTAAAATTAAGAGTGTGAGAACtgaatatagatttatttatttatttatttatttatctatctatttagcTAAACTTGCTAAGACGTTCTGATAAGCCAACTAGGGAGAGGGCTGCTTGCTAGAGGGAAGGGAAGCACAACTGGCAACTTAGAAGACCACTTCCATCTTGCTTATACACTACTGATTTTGTTCTGTAGCAGATTGTTAGAACGCGACCAATACATTCACAGACAGGCTAAGGGACTGTGGAATGCCTCAGGGGCAATAAGAAATCAAATAGAAGCAAATATTAACTCAAGTCTTGAGTGATGACGGAGGTACTTTTTAAGTATCATGGAAATCTCACTGGACGGGCTCATTTTCCCACTCTGGCAACAGAGGCTGACACCACTTCAGACAAGTATTCCAACCTGTACATGTATGTCGGGTTATTCCTGAGTCTCCTGGCCATTCTTCTCATCCTGCTTTTCACAATGCTTCTTCGGCTCAAACATGTCATCTCACCCATCACTGAAAGCACTGAAAGTGTTCCTCAGTTCACAGATGTAGAGATGCAAAGCCGAATTCCCACTCCTTAAAATCAGGATGATGCTGAGACTTGGTGGACAGAAGCAAACCCTGGCGTGCTGACACCTAGGGAAGCTTCCTTTCTCACGTGAGACTTCCCACGTAACAAGCTGCTTGTGTTTGATGCTCGTCATTCTGCCTCTTGACTGTGCTTGTGGGACCTCTAAAAGGCTTAAGAGTCATTCTTTGAACGGAATACGGGAAATAGCAGCTGGCTGGGCTGGCAGGTTTCCATAGTAACCAGAGAGCCTGAGCCTTGAACAAACCTCAGACCACAGAAATTCATAAGCAGCAGTTGTTAAAACACAAGATCCCTGGAAGCTGCAAGAGTGAACAAGACTTTACCTTTGACTGTGTAACGACCCCTCCCCCAGAAAAAAAGACAGGCTTTAATTTATTACCTTGGCCCTAAATAATTGCTTCGCACACAACATGGGCATCTGACATAGAGCTAAATCGTGTCACAGGCGAAGTGTTAGGATTATTCATCTTTCCTCAAAAGAGCATCAGGTTTCTTCAAAATGAAAGAAGATGTTTAAAGAACCTGTTacaatttaaagagaaattttgcAGAACatttctggtaaaaaaaaaatgagtttattgTGTCTGTGTTGTTACTATGACTGAACTTGTTAAAACTCTGATGATTGCAGATGTATTACTACCATTGGAGACAAGGAGCTGCCTCCAAATCAAggaaaaaattaagtcaaactgTTCTCATGATAAGGATTTCTACATTATAGACGCAGCTTCTTTTTTGCCCTCCCAGGATTGAGTTGCACATGAATATGAACTTGATTTGAAGGCAGACTTGGCAAAGAAGGCCCAAGTGTCTTTCAATGCAGAAATGAAATGGCCTTGGGATTCTGTTACTGAATGACTGACTTTGACTGAAGACTGCCAGCATTCTGGGTCTCAAGTTTTTCTTGTTGAAAACTGTTCAGAGAGCTATTTTGTCGTCAGTTTCTAGATATGAGCATAAGACAAACTGAGATGAAGGGAGATAGGACTAAAAGTTACTCTGCAACAGATTCTTTATAAGATCAGTGTCCTCAAAGATCACATTTGTCTTTCCCAGAAAATGTTCCCCCCTTCCTAATCCCTGccaaaaaaaatgaagtgtttCGCTTATTATCTAtaagagaaatatattttgaaaatttccatTCTCATGAGTAACTCTAGTGTACCAGTAATggataatttaattaaaaaacaaaaacaaaaacaaaaaccttgactTTCCAAAGTAAAACCAAAGGAGATGAGTGACGTTTACAAATTAGAATTTGTAAAATTAGTCATAGTTTTACCACCAAAGAAATGGTATACCTGTCTTAGATtttacctgcacacacacacacacacacgcacatgctgCCCCTTGTAATTAAAGCATGGTCATCAAATTTCAAGTCCCCTTGGGGACTGAGGTGGTGGTATTAAAATGGACTGGATGTGAAATTCATGGCACCTGTGCCAGACATATATCTTTTTAGTCTGTAACCAATTTAGATTGGCCCCTTTACTGTGATCTAAATCTAGCATGGTGGTGAAATTCCCAAGAGCGTTCTACTTTTATACACAGTCATTTGCCAATGCCCTCCTCTCCAAGGGGCTGCACAGTGTAAAATCCCCACATGCGGAACTAAACTTAGCAGCTAGGCTGACTGCCACACCTGTTCCAACTGGGCACCATTCGCGATAGCAGCTGCATTCTGCATGATTCATAAGAAATTATCAGGTAGGCTAAGACTTGGATAAGACTTTGGGCttcatattttcaaaatgcaCAGTCACTCTTACAGGAATACATGTTGGTAGGTTAAGTTGTGTCTATATCAatacttttgaaatgttttacttttaactCTACATGGGCTTTTCCCAAGGCTGGCAATATAGGACTTAAGGACACAGGTATCCCCTCATTCCAGGTTCTCCTTCTGGCGTCCACAGTATTCAAATGCACTTTACAGTAGAGAAGTCATTGGCTGGAAAATGTTGGATCTGCTTACACTTTGAACAACAGTGAACAGCAAGCTCCTCCGTGCCTTGCTGAAGCTGATAAAGATGTAGCCTGTCCATGACCTAACCACCCCACCCTAAACTTTAGAATAGTAAAACTGCTTTGGAAGTACTCCGTTAGGTGATAATTCCTAATTTATGATCACATTGCTCACCAAGAAAACAACCACCCTCTTTCATCACAGCAACCCCTATGGGATCCAGATCTTAACTTAGCATTAGCCATGGCACACAGCAGATATTACACCAAAATAGCAATGTAATCCACCACAGTTTCAAGTGATATAACATAAATGGAAATGCATTTAAGCAGATGTGTCATGATGGTAACTCACACggtatttattctttaagaaaacaagTGGAACGCTTTCGTGATGGCAAAGAAAAGAA
This window of the Mus pahari chromosome X, PAHARI_EIJ_v1.1, whole genome shotgun sequence genome carries:
- the Sertm2 gene encoding serine-rich and transmembrane domain-containing 2, with product MTEVLFKYHGNLTGRAHFPTLATEADTTSDKYSNLYMYVGLFLSLLAILLILLFTMLLRLKHVISPITESTESVPQFTDVEMQSRIPTP